DNA sequence from the Bacteroidota bacterium genome:
GAGTCGTCCATCTCAAAATCAGCTTTGAACAGAGTATCTGCATAAGCAATAATGACCTTGCCTGACAGCATTTCATCAGCACATAATATGGCATGGGCGGTACCGAGAGGTTGATGCTGGTAGAAAATTTTTCCTTTTGCACCGGTACGGGCGGCAATACTTAAAAGCTCTTCTTCGGTTTCCCTCCCGAAATTACCGATGACAAATCCGATTTCATCGATTTTATCAGGGATAACCCCGGCAATTTCTTCAACAAGCCTTTGTACTATTGATTTACCTGCAAGGGATATCAGGGGTTTGGGGATGGTAAGCGTATGGGGTCTCATTCGTTTGCCCATACCTGCCATGGGAATGATGATTTTCATGAAATATTACAGTAAACAAAGATGATTTTAAGGGGTCAAAATTACTAATAAATTCATTAGGCAATTGTTAAGAATAGTTAAACGGAGAATAATAAAAAAAACGGGGCATTAGCCCCGTTTTATATGAAGTTATGACAAAGCAATGAATCAAAAGTTTTTTTCCATAGCAAGGTTTCCATTGCTGTCCCACATATACCAATTACCTTGTTTTTCGCCGTTTACGTAATATAATTCATAGGTCTTGTTACCGTTAGTATCCCACATGTACCAATATCCGTGCTTCTGATCGTTCTTGTAATTCGCTTCGGCTATTTTATTCTGGTTTTCATCCCATTGTATCCATGTACCGTCTTTCTTGCCGTTCTTGTAAACGCGTTGTTCCTTTAGTTTACCATTATCGTGGTAAAGGTACATGATCCCGTCGGGGATGCCTTTCTGGATATAGGCTTCACATTTGATTTTCCCGTTGTCAAAGTACTGGGTACATTGTCCTGTGAAGGGCTCGTCTCCGGTATAATACTTGCCGTCTTTCAAAACGACTTCCTGTCCGAAGACAAAACTTGCCATCATGGCGATCGTTACAGTTAAAATGAGCTTTTTCATAGCGCCCTCCCTTTCTTTTTAGTTTTCAAATACTTAGATTAATTTACTGTCAACTGTATCTCATTTAGGATAATATTAACTTAACACAAAATTAACATAAAATTAACATTAAAGCAATAGTTTGGGCAAAATATTTTATGAACAACCTATAAGTAGCTTTAGGTCAATCAAATAGACATATATAAATAAATCATTTCCGATGGTATGCGGGATTGCGGAAATGAGAATCGGGAATTTTGATTAGATAAAAAGAACCTCCTTAATTTAAAACTAATGAGATTCAATGATTTGAGATTTCCC
Encoded proteins:
- a CDS encoding toxin-antitoxin system YwqK family antitoxin; the protein is MKKLILTVTIAMMASFVFGQEVVLKDGKYYTGDEPFTGQCTQYFDNGKIKCEAYIQKGIPDGIMYLYHDNGKLKEQRVYKNGKKDGTWIQWDENQNKIAEANYKNDQKHGYWYMWDTNGNKTYELYYVNGEKQGNWYMWDSNGNLAMEKNF